Part of the Candidatus Methylomirabilota bacterium genome, CGTCACCCTCAACATGCCTACGGCATGTTGACCGTGGGCCACTCGAGCCGCGAGACGCCTCGCGTGCGGCCCTCGGGCGGCGCCTCGCATCTGGACCTTTTTCATCGGCCTGCACCTTTCTAGTGAGGGCCGCGCGGGCCCGATGGCGGATCCTGGTCGTTCCCGCCCTCCTGTACTTCCTGTCCTACCTCCACCGGGTGGCCCCGGTCGTGGTGGCCGGTGATCTCATGGCCGCCTTCGCGGTGTCGGCGGCGACGCTCGGCGCGCTGGCTGCGATCTACCCCTACTGCTTCGCGGCCATGGCCCTGCCCGGGGGCAGCCTCATCGATTTCCTCGGCCCGCGACGGACGCTCGCCCTGGGCGGGCTCAGCATGAGCGCCGGCTCGGTGCTCTTCGGCCTCGCCCCCGGCTTCGCGGTGGCCTTCGGGGGGCGCCTCCTCGTCGGCCTGGGCGCCTCGGTGATCCTGATCGCGTGGCTGCGGCTGGCCACCGAGTGGTTCCGCGCCGAGGAGTTCGGCACCATTGCGGGCGCGGCGCAGAGCGTGGGGTCGATCGGGGCGCTCGCCGGCACCACGCCGCTGGCCCTGCTCGTCGAGCAGATCGGCTGGCGTCAGGGCTTCGTCACCATCGGGACGACCACCGCGCTGCTGGCGGTGGCGTGCTTTTTCACCGTGCGCGATCGTCCGGACCGGAGCGACGAGCGGGAATCGCGCGCGCGGGCCACCGATCCGGGGCTCCGCGAGATCCTCGCGGGCATCCCGAGCGTGATCTTCAACCCGCGCTCCTGGACGGTCGGGGGCATCTCGGGCGGCATCTACGGCGGCTTCGCGGCCTTCGTCGGGCTCTGGGGCGTGCCGTACCTCACCCAGGTGTACGACCTGCCGCGCGTGCGGGCCGCCAATCTGGTCGCGCTGGCCGCGGTGGGCCTGCTGGTGGGCGCCCCGCTGATCGGCTGGCTCTCCGACCGGCTGGAGCGCCGGCGCGTGCCCCTGATGACGATCAGCGGCCTGAACGTCCTCACGTGGGTCGCGCTCGTGGTGCCCGGGACGCCGATCGCCCCCGGCTTCATGCCGCTCGTCTGCTTCCTGATCGGCCTGGGCTCGAGCGTGGTGGTCCTCGCCTTCGCGGCCATCCGCGAGGTCAACGACCCACGATACGTGGGGGTCGCGCTGGGCTTCCACAATCTCCCCACGTTCCTGTCCTTCGGCGTCATGCAGTGGCTGACCGGGATCGTGCTCGATCGGCACTGGGAGGGCACGCTGGTCGCGGGCGTCCGCGTCTACGGGGCCGGGGCGTATCGCGCCGCCTTCGCGCTCTGTCTCCTGCTCGCCGTCGGCGCCTTCGTCTCGGCCTGCCTGGCCCCCGAGACGCGCGGCCGCAACATCTGGAAGGCCGCCTGATGGGCAGCATCCGGGAGCGCGCCGAGGCGTGCTGGGTGGGCCGCGTCGACCCGCGCGAGTTCTGGAAGCCGACCGGCGAGCGCGAGGAGATCGCTCCCGGGGTGTTCTTCGTCCATGCGTTCGCCAACGTCACGGTCGTGCGCACCGGCCGCGGCCTGGTGCTGGTGGACACCGCCAACTACGTGGCCCGGGACCGCACGTTCGCGTCGGTCCGCGCGATCGATCCCGGCCCGGTCCACGCCGCGATCTACACCCACGGCCACGCCGACCACGCGTTCGGCCTGCCCCCGTTCATCGCCGAGGCGGCCGAGCGCGGGTGGCCGCGCCCCCGCATCGTCGGCCACCGGAGCGTGGCCGACCGCTTCGACCGCTACCGAGCGACCGCCGGCTACAACGGCCTCATCAACGCGCGCCAGTTCTCCATCGCCGCGTCCTGGCCCACCGAGTACGACTACCCCGACACGGTCTACGACCAGGCGCTGCGCTTCGAGGCGGGGGACGTCACGCTCGAGCTGCGGCACGCGCGGGGCGAGACGGACGACGCGACCTGGGTGTGGTGGCCGGAGCGGCGCATCCTCTGGACCGGCGATCTCTTCATCTGGGTCGCTCCGAACGCGGGCAATCCGCAGAAGGTCCAGCGCTACGCCGCGGAGTGGGCGGCGGCGCTGCGGGAGATGGCCGCCCGCGGCCCCGAGCTGCTCATCCCCGGCCACGGCCTGCCGATCGTCGGAGCCGACCGCGCGCGGCAGGCTCTCACCGACACCGCGGACTGGCTCGACTCGCTCGTGAGCCAGACCCTCGCGCTGATGAACGCGGGGGCCGGCCTCGAGCAGGTGCTCGGCGAAGTCCGGCCGCCCGCGCACCTGGCCGAGCGGCGCTATCTGCAGCCGGTCTACGACGAGCCCGACTACGTCGTGCGCAATCTCTGGCGGCTCTACGGCGGCTGGTACGACGGCGTGCCCGCACACCTCAAGCCGGCGCCCGAGGCCGAGATCGGGCGCGAGATCGCGATGCTGGCCGGCGGCATCGAGGGGCTCATCGCGCGGGCGCGCGCGCTGGCCGGGGAGGGTCGCCTCGCGCTGGCGAGCCACCTGATCGACTGGTCCATCGCGGCCGGGCCCGATCACGTGGCCGCGCACGCCGTGCGTGCCGAGATCTACCAGCGGCGCGCCGACGAGGCCCGTGCCCTCATGACCCGCGGCATCTTCTCCGCCGCCGCCCGCGAATCCGCCGAGAAATCGACGCCTCCCCCCTCCCCTCAGGGGGGAGGGCCCGGGTGAGGGGCGGCGTCCCATGGCCGCCAGCTACCGACTCGGCCTCGGCCGTCGCGCCGCGAATCGCCTGGTCCGCCTCCTCCTGCGCCTCGGCCTGATGCCCGGTCCGACGTACCTGCTGACCGTGCCGGGCCGACGCACCGGTCGGCCGATGTCCACA contains:
- a CDS encoding MFS transporter → MRAARARWRILVVPALLYFLSYLHRVAPVVVAGDLMAAFAVSAATLGALAAIYPYCFAAMALPGGSLIDFLGPRRTLALGGLSMSAGSVLFGLAPGFAVAFGGRLLVGLGASVILIAWLRLATEWFRAEEFGTIAGAAQSVGSIGALAGTTPLALLVEQIGWRQGFVTIGTTTALLAVACFFTVRDRPDRSDERESRARATDPGLREILAGIPSVIFNPRSWTVGGISGGIYGGFAAFVGLWGVPYLTQVYDLPRVRAANLVALAAVGLLVGAPLIGWLSDRLERRRVPLMTISGLNVLTWVALVVPGTPIAPGFMPLVCFLIGLGSSVVVLAFAAIREVNDPRYVGVALGFHNLPTFLSFGVMQWLTGIVLDRHWEGTLVAGVRVYGAGAYRAAFALCLLLAVGAFVSACLAPETRGRNIWKAA
- a CDS encoding alkyl sulfatase dimerization domain-containing protein, yielding MGSIRERAEACWVGRVDPREFWKPTGEREEIAPGVFFVHAFANVTVVRTGRGLVLVDTANYVARDRTFASVRAIDPGPVHAAIYTHGHADHAFGLPPFIAEAAERGWPRPRIVGHRSVADRFDRYRATAGYNGLINARQFSIAASWPTEYDYPDTVYDQALRFEAGDVTLELRHARGETDDATWVWWPERRILWTGDLFIWVAPNAGNPQKVQRYAAEWAAALREMAARGPELLIPGHGLPIVGADRARQALTDTADWLDSLVSQTLALMNAGAGLEQVLGEVRPPAHLAERRYLQPVYDEPDYVVRNLWRLYGGWYDGVPAHLKPAPEAEIGREIAMLAGGIEGLIARARALAGEGRLALASHLIDWSIAAGPDHVAAHAVRAEIYQRRADEARALMTRGIFSAAARESAEKSTPPPSPQGGGPG